One Panicum virgatum strain AP13 chromosome 9K, P.virgatum_v5, whole genome shotgun sequence genomic region harbors:
- the LOC120652522 gene encoding chaperone protein DnaJ-like, with amino-acid sequence MSSVCARPVGAGCYFVGGARGQRRTRVRVAAAAAAAVAAPASRAATMYEVLAVEETAGPAEIKAAYRREARRWHPDACPGGADRFMAAREAYEVLSDPERRRGYDIQLRCGGFGGAGDSGYRAARRAGFADWEAQLAGLQWRAAERRGRAGGETWGSRMRRAAA; translated from the coding sequence ATGAGCTCGGTGTGCGCGAGGCCCGTGGGCGCGGGGTGCTACTTCGTCGGCGGGGCCAGGGGCCAGCGGCGGACGCGGGTGcgggtggcggccgcggcggcagcggcggtggccgcgCCGGCGTCGAGGGCGGCGACGATGTACGAGGTGctggcggtggaggagacggcggGGCCCGCGGAGATCAAGGCGGCGTACCGGCGCGAGGCGCGGCGGTGGCACCCGGACGCGTgccccggcggcgccgaccGCTTCATGGCGGCGCGGGAGGCCTACGAGGTGCTGTCCGACCCGGAGCGCAGGCGCGGCTACGACATCCAGCTCCGCTGCGGCGGGTTCGGTGGCGCCGGCGACTCTGGCtaccgcgcggcgcggcgcgcggggttCGCCGACTGGGAGGCGCAGCTGGCCGGGCTGCagtggcgcgcggcggagcggcgcggccgcgcgggcggggAGACGTGGGGTAGCAGGATGCGCCGGGCCGCCGCGTAG